In Plantibacter sp. PA-3-X8, one DNA window encodes the following:
- a CDS encoding MDR family oxidoreductase, whose translation MGRAYLVEQVEHEGGKPTRTVDLRDLPDASLPDAAVTVDVEYSSINYKDALVLTGKPGVVRSFPMVAGIDLVGVVAASSDPAWSAGDRVALFGDGLSETRYGGLSERAKVRSDALVRVPDHVSSAQAAAIGTAGYTAALAVLVLEHGSATSGAVRVGGLPVLVTGAGGGVGSVAIALLAAAGFEVTASTGRVDELSDALRRLGATSIVDRAEFAEAGRPLGSQRWAGAVDSVGGQTLATVLSQVEYGGTVAACGLAGGSDLPTSVMPFILRGVTLAGVNSVEAPLPLRQAAWERATTALDLDVLDSLTETVSLTEATDAAERVLAGSVHGRIVVDVRA comes from the coding sequence ATGGGCCGCGCATACCTCGTCGAGCAGGTCGAGCACGAGGGTGGCAAACCCACCCGGACGGTCGACCTCCGCGACCTCCCCGACGCCTCGCTGCCCGACGCCGCCGTCACCGTCGACGTCGAGTACTCGAGCATCAACTACAAGGACGCCCTCGTCCTCACCGGGAAGCCGGGCGTGGTGCGGTCGTTCCCGATGGTCGCGGGCATCGACCTCGTGGGCGTCGTCGCGGCGTCGAGTGATCCCGCTTGGAGCGCCGGCGACCGCGTGGCCCTGTTCGGCGACGGCCTGAGCGAGACCCGGTACGGCGGGCTGTCCGAGCGTGCGAAGGTGCGGTCCGACGCGCTCGTCCGCGTCCCCGACCACGTCTCGAGCGCACAGGCCGCCGCGATCGGCACCGCCGGGTACACCGCGGCCCTCGCCGTGCTCGTGCTCGAGCACGGCAGCGCGACCTCCGGTGCAGTCCGTGTTGGCGGGCTCCCAGTGCTCGTCACCGGAGCCGGCGGCGGGGTCGGAAGCGTCGCGATCGCACTGCTGGCCGCCGCCGGTTTCGAGGTCACCGCCTCGACCGGGCGGGTCGACGAACTGAGTGACGCCCTGCGGCGGCTCGGAGCGACGTCGATCGTCGACCGCGCCGAGTTCGCCGAGGCCGGCCGCCCACTCGGCAGCCAGCGCTGGGCGGGAGCCGTCGACTCCGTCGGCGGTCAGACGCTCGCGACGGTCCTGTCGCAGGTCGAGTACGGCGGGACGGTCGCCGCCTGTGGGCTCGCCGGCGGGTCCGACCTCCCGACGTCGGTCATGCCGTTCATCCTCCGCGGGGTCACGCTCGCGGGCGTGAACTCCGTCGAGGCACCGCTCCCCCTGCGGCAGGCCGCCTGGGAGCGCGCGACCACCGCGCTCGACCTCGACGTGCTCGACTCCCTGACCGAGACGGTCTCCCTCACCGAGGCGACGGATGCGGCGGAGCGGGTCCTCGCGGGCTCCGTCCACGGCCGGATCGTCGTCGACGTCCGCGCCTGA
- a CDS encoding DUF4190 domain-containing protein yields the protein MSTPPPGEYPGQPPQAPQAPQPPKDQYGAAPAYSGAAAPSGDATAGKTLGIVGLILAFLAPPIGLILSIVALVQSKNAGVKNTLAKVGLILSIVFIVIAIIATIAGIAIGASAISEVCGELGSGTHTSGGTTITCP from the coding sequence ATGTCGACTCCTCCTCCCGGTGAATACCCCGGCCAGCCGCCGCAGGCTCCCCAGGCGCCGCAGCCCCCGAAGGACCAGTACGGCGCGGCTCCCGCGTACTCCGGCGCCGCAGCTCCCTCCGGCGACGCGACCGCCGGCAAGACGCTCGGCATCGTCGGCCTGATCCTCGCGTTCCTCGCCCCGCCGATCGGCCTCATCCTCAGCATCGTCGCCCTGGTGCAGTCGAAGAACGCGGGTGTCAAGAACACGCTGGCGAAGGTCGGGCTCATCCTGTCGATCGTCTTCATCGTCATCGCGATCATCGCGACCATCGCGGGTATCGCGATCGGTGCCTCGGCCATCTCCGAGGTGTGCGGCGAGCTCGGCTCAGGGACACACACGAGCGGCGGCACCACCATCACCTGCCCGTAA
- a CDS encoding glutamate-1-semialdehyde 2,1-aminomutase, with protein MNDAAFARAQRSIPGGVNSPVRAFRSVGGTPRFMVSATGPYITDSEGVQYVDLVSAWGPALLGHAHPQVVEAVQAAAARGLSFGASTPAETELAELVKERVQASGVAPIEKLRMVSTGTEATMTAIRLARGATGRSLIVKFAGHYHGHSDGLLAEAGSGVATLALPGSAGVTPETAAQTIVVPYNDRSALREVFAERGQDIAAIIMEAASANMGVVPPAPGFNASVVKLAHEYGSLVIIDEVLTGFRVSSAGWWGLDNRGLAAVAPGTEPVPGAEAWEAGNHAVANSTGAISIPVGVYQPDLFTFGKVIGGGMPLAALGGRAELMDLLAPTGPVYQAGTLSGNPVALAAGIETLRLADQDVYRRVDAAAAIVSEATSNALTEAGVAHTVQRAGNLFSFAFSETAPTDYAAVLRQDAFRYPAFFHRMLDAGVSLPPSVYEAWFVSAAHDDEAIGRIVDALPAAARAAAAAIR; from the coding sequence ATGAACGACGCAGCATTCGCCAGAGCCCAGCGGTCGATCCCCGGTGGGGTGAACTCGCCCGTCCGTGCCTTCCGCTCCGTCGGCGGCACGCCGCGGTTCATGGTGTCCGCGACCGGCCCCTACATCACCGACTCCGAGGGCGTGCAGTACGTCGACCTCGTGAGCGCGTGGGGCCCCGCGCTCCTCGGACACGCGCACCCGCAGGTCGTCGAGGCCGTGCAGGCCGCTGCGGCCCGTGGCCTCTCCTTCGGCGCGTCCACCCCGGCCGAGACCGAGCTCGCGGAGCTCGTCAAGGAGCGCGTCCAGGCGTCCGGCGTTGCGCCGATCGAGAAGCTGCGCATGGTCTCCACCGGCACCGAGGCGACCATGACGGCCATCCGCCTCGCGCGCGGTGCCACCGGTCGCAGCCTCATCGTGAAGTTCGCCGGGCACTACCACGGCCACTCCGACGGCCTGCTCGCCGAAGCGGGGTCAGGCGTCGCGACCCTCGCCCTGCCGGGGTCCGCCGGGGTCACTCCCGAGACGGCCGCCCAGACGATCGTCGTCCCGTACAACGACCGGTCGGCACTCCGCGAGGTCTTCGCCGAGCGTGGCCAGGACATCGCCGCGATCATCATGGAGGCGGCCTCCGCCAACATGGGCGTCGTCCCGCCGGCTCCCGGGTTCAACGCGAGCGTCGTGAAGCTCGCGCACGAGTACGGCTCGCTGGTCATCATCGACGAGGTGCTCACCGGGTTCCGCGTCTCCTCCGCCGGTTGGTGGGGGCTCGACAACCGCGGACTCGCCGCCGTCGCGCCCGGCACGGAGCCCGTCCCGGGTGCCGAGGCCTGGGAGGCCGGCAACCACGCCGTCGCGAACTCGACCGGTGCCATCAGCATCCCCGTCGGCGTGTACCAGCCCGACCTCTTCACCTTCGGCAAGGTCATCGGTGGCGGCATGCCCCTCGCCGCGCTGGGTGGGCGCGCCGAGCTCATGGACCTGCTCGCACCGACCGGCCCGGTCTACCAGGCCGGGACGCTCTCGGGGAACCCGGTGGCCCTCGCCGCCGGCATCGAGACGCTGCGCCTCGCCGACCAGGACGTCTACCGTCGGGTCGACGCGGCGGCCGCGATCGTGTCCGAGGCGACCTCGAACGCGCTCACGGAGGCCGGGGTCGCGCACACCGTGCAACGCGCAGGGAACCTGTTCTCCTTCGCCTTCAGCGAGACGGCACCGACCGATTACGCCGCGGTCCTGCGGCAGGACGCCTTCCGCTACCCGGCCTTCTTCCACCGCATGCTCGACGCGGGGGTGTCGCTCCCGCCGAGCGTGTACGAGGCCTGGTTCGTCTCCGCGGCGCACGACGACGAGGCGATCGGGCGTATCGTCGACGCCCTGCCCGCGGCGGCCCGTGCGGCTGCGGCGGCCATCCGCTGA
- the hemB gene encoding porphobilinogen synthase produces MSIPETRPRRLRQQPAIRRLVSETRLDPAELVLPMFVREGVSEPVEISSMPGVRQHTVDSAKRAAAEAAAAGIGGVMLFGVPAERDAVGSGATDPDGILNVATRALVAEVGDALVVQTDLCLDEFTDHGHCGVLDDRGRVDNDRTLDRYRDMALAQAESGSALLGLSGMMDGQVAAVRETLDAAGFDDTIILAYSAKFASALYGPFREAVDSQLQGDRRTYQLDPANRREGLREALIDEAEGADIVMVKPAGSFLDVLADVADTVSIPVWAYQVSGEYAMIEAAARQGWIDRRRAIEESVLSIKRAGAEAVLSYWAVELAGWLDEARGLRAGGTR; encoded by the coding sequence GTGAGCATTCCCGAGACCCGTCCCCGTCGTCTCCGGCAGCAGCCGGCCATCCGTCGCCTCGTCAGCGAGACGCGACTCGACCCGGCGGAGCTGGTGCTCCCGATGTTCGTGCGGGAGGGCGTCTCCGAGCCGGTCGAGATCTCCTCGATGCCGGGTGTCCGACAGCACACCGTCGACAGCGCCAAGCGTGCCGCGGCTGAGGCGGCTGCGGCCGGCATCGGTGGGGTCATGCTCTTCGGCGTCCCGGCCGAGCGCGACGCCGTGGGTTCCGGCGCGACCGACCCCGACGGCATCCTCAACGTCGCGACCCGCGCACTCGTCGCCGAGGTGGGCGACGCCCTGGTCGTGCAGACCGACCTCTGCCTCGACGAGTTCACCGATCACGGGCACTGCGGTGTCCTCGACGACCGCGGGCGCGTCGACAACGACCGCACGCTCGACCGGTACCGCGACATGGCGCTGGCCCAGGCGGAGTCCGGCTCGGCCCTCCTCGGCCTCTCGGGCATGATGGACGGCCAGGTCGCCGCCGTCCGCGAGACGCTCGACGCCGCCGGGTTCGACGACACGATCATCCTCGCCTACTCGGCGAAGTTCGCATCCGCGCTCTATGGCCCCTTCCGCGAGGCCGTCGACTCGCAGCTGCAGGGCGATCGCCGCACCTACCAGCTCGACCCCGCCAACCGTCGTGAGGGTCTGCGCGAGGCGCTCATCGACGAGGCAGAGGGCGCCGACATCGTCATGGTGAAGCCCGCAGGGAGCTTCCTCGACGTCCTGGCCGACGTGGCGGACACGGTGTCGATCCCGGTCTGGGCGTACCAGGTGTCCGGCGAGTACGCGATGATCGAGGCCGCCGCCCGGCAGGGCTGGATCGACCGCCGACGCGCGATCGAGGAGTCGGTGCTGTCCATCAAGCGCGCCGGAGCCGAGGCCGTCCTGAGCTACTGGGCCGTCGAACTCGCCGGTTGGTTGGATGAGGCGCGCGGTCTGCGTGCAGGAGGAACCCGATGA
- a CDS encoding uroporphyrinogen-III synthase has product MKDWTKSNTVPTATKPLGGWRVLVPRGGPWGDSVAGTVRGKGGSPVVAPMINFASTDDPETLGAALAALEAGEFDWLTVTSATTVDVLSSQRIRIPETTRVAAVGETTAAALTAVGYSVDLVPAKDNSAKGMVQELTALEPHPKRILTLRSAIAKPLLTEGLIAAGHDVQSVVAYRTVGVPVAEKIVADVASSRVRAILVTSGSVAEQVRSQFPEIPESTVIAAIGPRTARDARGYGLRVDVVAEQQTVDSLIEAIVSVALSRNLDEDAGGGIR; this is encoded by the coding sequence GTGAAGGACTGGACGAAGTCGAACACCGTTCCCACCGCCACCAAGCCGCTCGGCGGGTGGCGCGTCCTCGTGCCGCGCGGCGGTCCGTGGGGCGACTCGGTCGCCGGGACGGTCCGTGGCAAAGGCGGGTCGCCCGTCGTCGCCCCGATGATCAACTTCGCCAGCACCGACGACCCGGAGACCCTCGGGGCCGCACTCGCGGCGCTCGAGGCTGGAGAGTTCGACTGGCTGACCGTGACGAGCGCGACCACGGTCGACGTGCTGTCCTCGCAGCGGATCCGGATCCCCGAGACGACGAGGGTCGCCGCCGTCGGAGAGACGACCGCTGCCGCGCTCACGGCCGTCGGCTACAGCGTCGACCTCGTGCCGGCGAAGGACAACTCCGCCAAGGGCATGGTGCAGGAGCTCACGGCGCTCGAACCGCACCCGAAGCGCATCCTCACGCTCCGCTCGGCCATCGCCAAGCCGCTCCTCACGGAGGGCCTGATCGCTGCCGGACACGACGTCCAGTCCGTCGTGGCTTACCGCACGGTCGGTGTCCCGGTGGCAGAGAAGATCGTCGCCGACGTCGCCAGCAGCCGGGTGCGCGCCATCCTCGTCACCTCGGGCAGCGTGGCGGAGCAGGTCCGTTCGCAGTTCCCCGAGATCCCCGAGAGCACCGTCATCGCCGCGATCGGACCCCGCACGGCTCGTGACGCCCGAGGCTACGGGCTCAGGGTCGACGTCGTGGCGGAGCAGCAGACGGTCGACTCGCTGATCGAGGCGATCGTGTCCGTGGCGCTCAGCCGGAACCTCGACGAGGACGCCGGCGGCGGGATCCGCTGA
- the hemC gene encoding hydroxymethylbilane synthase, whose translation MTLRIGTRGSALALAQTGHVADALTAATGEDVEIVTVTTQGDTSRESLSTIGGTGVFVNALRDALLDGACDLVVHSLKDLPTAPAEGFTIAAMPMREDPRDALCASGDRSLDDLPQGARIGTGSPRRIAQLKRIRPDLEVVDIRGNIDTRLRRIDDDLDAVVLAAAGLTRLGRLDAVTGLFDLDTWPTAPGQGALAIECLDDDESSIAGSIALLDHAPSRWQATAERAVLRRLEAGCSAPVGAAAWLDDEDLVLQAAVYSLDGTEMIHRESRAEGFSGDGHGRELLQAADALGVSLADELIEAGAADLAPLGGAA comes from the coding sequence ATGACCCTTCGCATCGGAACCCGCGGCAGCGCCCTGGCGCTGGCGCAGACCGGTCATGTGGCCGACGCCCTCACGGCGGCCACCGGTGAGGACGTCGAGATCGTTACCGTCACGACGCAGGGCGACACGAGTCGCGAGTCGCTCTCGACCATCGGCGGGACGGGTGTGTTCGTCAACGCACTCCGCGACGCGCTGCTCGACGGCGCCTGCGACCTCGTCGTGCACTCCTTGAAGGACCTGCCGACGGCTCCGGCCGAGGGCTTCACGATCGCCGCCATGCCGATGCGCGAGGATCCCCGCGACGCCCTGTGCGCCTCGGGCGACCGCTCGCTCGACGACCTGCCGCAGGGCGCACGGATCGGCACCGGTTCACCGCGTCGGATCGCGCAGCTGAAGCGTATCCGGCCCGACCTCGAGGTCGTCGACATCCGCGGCAACATCGACACCCGCCTGCGCCGCATCGACGACGACCTCGACGCCGTCGTCCTCGCGGCCGCCGGTCTCACCCGCCTCGGACGCCTCGACGCCGTGACCGGGCTCTTCGACCTCGACACCTGGCCGACCGCGCCGGGGCAGGGGGCGCTCGCGATCGAGTGCCTCGACGACGACGAATCGTCCATCGCCGGTTCCATCGCGTTGCTCGACCACGCGCCGAGCCGCTGGCAGGCCACGGCGGAACGGGCCGTGCTCCGTCGGCTCGAGGCCGGTTGTTCTGCCCCCGTCGGCGCGGCAGCCTGGCTCGACGACGAGGACCTCGTCCTGCAGGCCGCCGTCTACTCGCTCGACGGCACCGAGATGATCCACCGGGAGAGCCGCGCGGAGGGCTTCTCCGGCGACGGACACGGACGCGAGCTGCTCCAGGCGGCCGACGCGCTCGGTGTCTCGCTCGCAGACGAGCTCATCGAGGCCGGCGCAGCCGACCTCGCCCCGCTGGGAGGCGCTGCGTGA